One window of the Diceros bicornis minor isolate mBicDic1 chromosome 40, mDicBic1.mat.cur, whole genome shotgun sequence genome contains the following:
- the LIPT1 gene encoding lipoyltransferase 1, mitochondrial isoform X1 encodes MHTSVVRLWISSVLSKSMLIPFSTKNCFQLLYNLKVPAAGFKNTVKSGLILQSISNDVYQNLAVEDWIHDHMNLEGKPVLFLWRNSPSVVIGRHQNPWRECNLNLMREEGIKLARRRSGGGTVYHDMGNINLTFFTTKKKYDRMENLKLVVRALNAVQPQLDVQATKRFDLLLDGQFKISGTASKIGRTTAYHHCTLLCSTDGTFLSSMLKSPYQGIRSNATASIPALVKNLLEKDPTLTCEVLMNAIAAEYAAYHQIDNHINLINPTDETLFPGINSKAKELQTWEWLYGKTPKFSIDTSFNVLYGQSHLEIRVFIDIKNGRIEICNIKAPDHWLPLEICDKLNSSFIGSKFCPIETTMLINILRRTSPEDDELHSKWNILCEKIKGIM; translated from the exons ATGCACACGAGCGTCGTGAGACTCTGGATAAGTTCCGTACTGTCCAAGAG catgCTGATCCCATTTTCAACGAAGAATTGCTTCCAGCTACTTTATAACCTCAAGGTCCCAGCAGCTGGCTTTAAAAACACAGTAAAAAGTGGGCTCATTTTACAGTCGATTTCCAATGATGTTTACCAAAATCTGGCTGTAGAAGACTGGATCCATGACCACATGAATCTAGAAGGCAAGCCGGTTCTTTTCTTGTGGAGAAATTCTCCCTCTGTTGTAATTGGTAGGCATCAGAATCCTTGGCGGGAATGTAACCTGAATCTGATGAGAGAAGAAGGTATAAAACTGGCTCGGAGAAGAAGTGGAGGAGGAACAGTCTACCATGATATGGGTAAtatcaatttgactttttttacaaccAAAAAAAAGTATGATAggatggaaaatctaaaattagtTGTGAGAGCTCTGAATGCTGTCCAACCTCAGCTGGATGTGCAGGCTACCAAAAGATTTGACCTTTTACTTGATGGACAGTTTAAAATCTCAGGAACAGCTTCCAAGATTGGCCGGACTACTGCTTATCACCATTGCACTTTATTATGTAGTACCGATGGGACTTTCTTGTCGTCTATGCTGAAGAGCCCTTACCAAGGGATCAGGAGCAATGCCACTGCTAGCATACCTGCCTTAGTAAAAAATCTTTTGGAAAAAGATCCCACTCTGACCTGTGAAGTACTGATGAATGCAATTGCTGCAGAGTATGCTGCTTATCATCAAATTGATAATCACATTAACCTAATTAACCCAACAGATGAGACACTGTTTCCTGGAATAAATAGCAAAGCCAAAGAACTACAAACCTGGGAGTGGCTATAtggcaaaactccaaagtttagTATAGACACTTCTTTTAATGTGTTATATGGACAGTCACACTTGGAAATTAGAGTATTCATAGACATAAAGAATGGAAGAATTGAAATCTGTAATATTAAAGCACCCGATCATTGGTTGCCACTGGAAATATGTGACAAATTAAATTCAAGTTTTATTGGTAGTAAGTTTTGCCCAATTGAAACTACTATGCTAATAAATATATTACGTAGAACATCCCCAGAAGACGATGAATTACACAGTAAATGGAATATTCTCTGTGAAAAAATTAAGGGAATAATGTGA
- the LIPT1 gene encoding lipoyltransferase 1, mitochondrial isoform X2, with product MLIPFSTKNCFQLLYNLKVPAAGFKNTVKSGLILQSISNDVYQNLAVEDWIHDHMNLEGKPVLFLWRNSPSVVIGRHQNPWRECNLNLMREEGIKLARRRSGGGTVYHDMGNINLTFFTTKKKYDRMENLKLVVRALNAVQPQLDVQATKRFDLLLDGQFKISGTASKIGRTTAYHHCTLLCSTDGTFLSSMLKSPYQGIRSNATASIPALVKNLLEKDPTLTCEVLMNAIAAEYAAYHQIDNHINLINPTDETLFPGINSKAKELQTWEWLYGKTPKFSIDTSFNVLYGQSHLEIRVFIDIKNGRIEICNIKAPDHWLPLEICDKLNSSFIGSKFCPIETTMLINILRRTSPEDDELHSKWNILCEKIKGIM from the coding sequence atgCTGATCCCATTTTCAACGAAGAATTGCTTCCAGCTACTTTATAACCTCAAGGTCCCAGCAGCTGGCTTTAAAAACACAGTAAAAAGTGGGCTCATTTTACAGTCGATTTCCAATGATGTTTACCAAAATCTGGCTGTAGAAGACTGGATCCATGACCACATGAATCTAGAAGGCAAGCCGGTTCTTTTCTTGTGGAGAAATTCTCCCTCTGTTGTAATTGGTAGGCATCAGAATCCTTGGCGGGAATGTAACCTGAATCTGATGAGAGAAGAAGGTATAAAACTGGCTCGGAGAAGAAGTGGAGGAGGAACAGTCTACCATGATATGGGTAAtatcaatttgactttttttacaaccAAAAAAAAGTATGATAggatggaaaatctaaaattagtTGTGAGAGCTCTGAATGCTGTCCAACCTCAGCTGGATGTGCAGGCTACCAAAAGATTTGACCTTTTACTTGATGGACAGTTTAAAATCTCAGGAACAGCTTCCAAGATTGGCCGGACTACTGCTTATCACCATTGCACTTTATTATGTAGTACCGATGGGACTTTCTTGTCGTCTATGCTGAAGAGCCCTTACCAAGGGATCAGGAGCAATGCCACTGCTAGCATACCTGCCTTAGTAAAAAATCTTTTGGAAAAAGATCCCACTCTGACCTGTGAAGTACTGATGAATGCAATTGCTGCAGAGTATGCTGCTTATCATCAAATTGATAATCACATTAACCTAATTAACCCAACAGATGAGACACTGTTTCCTGGAATAAATAGCAAAGCCAAAGAACTACAAACCTGGGAGTGGCTATAtggcaaaactccaaagtttagTATAGACACTTCTTTTAATGTGTTATATGGACAGTCACACTTGGAAATTAGAGTATTCATAGACATAAAGAATGGAAGAATTGAAATCTGTAATATTAAAGCACCCGATCATTGGTTGCCACTGGAAATATGTGACAAATTAAATTCAAGTTTTATTGGTAGTAAGTTTTGCCCAATTGAAACTACTATGCTAATAAATATATTACGTAGAACATCCCCAGAAGACGATGAATTACACAGTAAATGGAATATTCTCTGTGAAAAAATTAAGGGAATAATGTGA
- the C40H2orf15 gene encoding uncharacterized protein C2orf15 homolog, whose protein sequence is MGFSLSKSATQVSAMRMDSKVDDHLMQVAEKSKLEPVTQLFQNTKKIRLEDTNQENFTRSKETGTGSLSEKALGSVVYVKESDGIEMTDVE, encoded by the coding sequence ATGGGATTTTCTCTTAGTAAATCTGCTACTCAGGTGTCTGCTATGCGTATGGATTCGAAAGTGGATGATCACTTAATGCAAGTGGCTGAGAAAAGCAAGCTGGAACCAGTGACTCAGTTATTTCAAAACACCAAGAAAATAAGATTAGAAGACACAAACCAAGAAAACTTTACAAGAAGTAAAGAGACTGGCACAGGATCTCTTTCAGAGAAAGCCTTGGGTTCAGTGGTATATGTTAAAGAAAGTGATGGGATAGAAATGACAGATgtggaatga